Proteins from a single region of Streptomyces spinoverrucosus:
- a CDS encoding aspartate aminotransferase family protein, translating to MTKDLLGRHRAVLPDWLALYYDEPIEITHGEGRHVWDAAGRRYLDFFGGILTTMTAHALPEVTKAVSEQAGRIIHSSTLYLNRPMVELAERIAQLSGIPDARVFFTTSGTEANDTALLLATTYRRSNTILAMRNSYHGRSFSAVGITGNRGWSPTSLSPLQTLYVHGGVRTRGPYAGLSDDEFVAACVEDLTDLLGHTRPPAALIAEPIQGVGGFTSPPDGLYARFREVLNERGILWISDEVQTGWGRTGDHFWGWQAHGSSGPPDMLTFAKGIGNGMSIGGVVARAEIMNCLDANSISTFGGTQITMAAGLANLAYLLEHDLQGNARRVGGLLIERLRAVAAQVPAVREVRGRGLMIGIEVARPGTDEADPQAASAVLEAAREGGLLIGKGGGHNTSALRVAPPLSLTVAEAEEGAAVLERALRSIS from the coding sequence GTGACCAAGGACCTGCTCGGACGCCACCGGGCCGTGCTCCCCGACTGGCTCGCCCTCTACTACGACGAGCCGATCGAGATCACCCACGGCGAGGGCCGGCACGTCTGGGACGCCGCCGGACGGCGGTATCTCGACTTCTTCGGCGGCATCCTCACCACGATGACCGCGCACGCCCTGCCCGAGGTGACCAAGGCGGTGAGCGAACAGGCCGGGCGGATCATCCACTCGTCCACCCTGTACCTCAACCGCCCCATGGTCGAACTCGCCGAGCGCATCGCCCAGTTGAGCGGCATCCCCGACGCGCGTGTCTTCTTCACCACCTCCGGCACGGAGGCCAACGACACGGCCCTGCTGCTGGCCACGACGTACCGCCGCAGCAACACGATCCTGGCGATGCGCAACAGCTACCACGGCCGTTCCTTCAGCGCCGTCGGCATCACCGGCAACCGCGGCTGGTCACCGACCTCGCTGTCCCCGCTGCAGACGCTGTACGTCCACGGCGGCGTACGCACCCGAGGGCCGTACGCCGGCCTGAGCGACGACGAGTTCGTCGCGGCCTGCGTCGAGGACCTCACCGACCTGCTCGGCCACACCCGCCCGCCCGCCGCGCTGATCGCCGAGCCCATCCAGGGCGTCGGCGGCTTCACCTCACCGCCGGACGGGCTGTACGCCCGTTTCCGCGAGGTGCTCAACGAGCGCGGCATCCTCTGGATCTCCGACGAGGTGCAGACCGGCTGGGGTCGTACCGGCGATCACTTCTGGGGCTGGCAGGCGCACGGCAGCAGCGGACCGCCGGACATGCTCACCTTCGCCAAGGGCATCGGCAACGGCATGTCCATCGGCGGGGTCGTCGCCCGCGCCGAGATCATGAACTGCCTCGACGCCAACAGCATCTCGACCTTCGGCGGCACCCAGATCACCATGGCCGCGGGCCTCGCCAACCTCGCGTACCTGCTGGAACACGACCTCCAGGGCAACGCCCGGCGGGTCGGCGGACTGCTGATCGAGCGGTTGCGGGCCGTCGCCGCGCAGGTGCCCGCCGTACGTGAGGTGCGGGGGCGCGGGCTGATGATCGGCATCGAGGTGGCACGGCCGGGCACGGACGAGGCGGATCCACAGGCCGCGTCCGCCGTGCTGGAGGCGGCCCGCGAGGGCGGACTGCTCATCGGCAAGGGCGGCGGGCACAACACCAGCGCCCTGCGCGTCGCACCGCCACTGTCCCTGACCGTCGCGGAGGCCGAGGAGGGCGCCGCCGTCCTCGAACGCGCCCTGAGGAGCATCAGCTAG
- a CDS encoding nitrilase-related carbon-nitrogen hydrolase, with the protein MANVVRAALVQATWTGDTESMVAKHEEHAREAARQGAKVIGFQEVFNAPYFCQVQEPEHYRWAEPVPDGPTVRRMRALARETGMVIVVPVFEVEQSGFYYNTAAVIDADGTYLGKYRKHHIPQVKGFWEKYYFKPGNLGWPVFDTAVGKVGVYICYDRHFPEGWRQLGLNGAQLVYNPSATHRGLSAYLWRLEQPAAAVANEYFVAAINRVGVEEYGDNDFYGSSYFVDPRGQFVGEIADDKTEELVVRDLDFDVIEEVRQQWAFYRDRRPDAYEGLVQP; encoded by the coding sequence ATGGCGAACGTCGTCCGTGCCGCTCTGGTCCAGGCCACCTGGACCGGCGACACCGAGTCCATGGTGGCGAAACACGAGGAGCACGCCCGCGAGGCGGCCCGGCAGGGCGCCAAGGTCATCGGGTTCCAGGAAGTCTTCAACGCCCCCTACTTCTGTCAGGTCCAGGAGCCGGAGCACTACCGGTGGGCCGAGCCGGTGCCGGACGGGCCGACCGTGCGTCGTATGCGGGCCCTGGCCCGCGAGACCGGCATGGTGATCGTGGTGCCGGTGTTCGAGGTCGAGCAGTCCGGTTTCTACTACAACACCGCGGCCGTGATCGACGCGGACGGCACCTACCTCGGCAAGTACCGCAAGCACCACATCCCGCAGGTGAAGGGCTTCTGGGAGAAGTACTACTTCAAACCGGGAAACCTCGGCTGGCCCGTCTTCGACACCGCGGTCGGCAAGGTGGGCGTCTACATCTGCTACGACCGCCACTTCCCGGAGGGCTGGCGGCAACTCGGCCTGAACGGAGCCCAGTTGGTGTACAACCCGTCCGCCACCCACCGGGGCCTGTCCGCCTATCTGTGGCGGCTGGAGCAGCCCGCGGCGGCCGTCGCCAACGAGTACTTCGTCGCCGCGATCAACCGGGTCGGGGTCGAGGAGTACGGCGACAACGACTTCTACGGCAGCAGCTACTTCGTCGACCCACGCGGGCAGTTCGTGGGTGAGATCGCCGACGACAAGACCGAGGAACTCGTCGTGCGCGACCTCGACTTCGACGTCATCGAAGAGGTCCGGCAGCAGTGGGCCTTCTACCGCGACCGCCGTCCCGACGCCTACGAAGGGCTGGTGCAGCCGTGA